Proteins encoded within one genomic window of Trichoderma asperellum chromosome 2, complete sequence:
- a CDS encoding uncharacterized protein (EggNog:ENOG41), with protein sequence MAVLGKRKAPEPTISSEDAQEIFRRHFEAQFLPLEEQEKSKAQKVRRNEDEDEEEDEDDSDGSGEDEWDGVSGDEISDEDDDELDDDDEEEEDEDDAPIIEVVDHSAPQSSKANTMSKRELKAFMSSRPPDQTSSSSSNKPAPTPSSSKSSSSLPEDAPSLLAQDLELRRLISESHLLQTNRPLSLSAALSTTSSGPAEPKAFASGRVRQKALDLRIQALGSKMSIHKQEKMPMHMRKGITAAAVEREAKRRREAKESGVILERETGKKKKRDRRGGGGGDGGGFGPAVGRLKGAELRISERDVKKIEGTRDTFGRRGGKDSGRKGGKR encoded by the exons ATGGCTGTCCTCGGCAAGCGCAAGGCTCCCGAGCCGACAATATCATCAGAAGACGCACAGGAAATCTTTCGGCGACACTTTGAGGCCCAGTTCCTCCCGCTGGAAGAGCAGGAAAAGAGCAAGGCGCAAAAGGTGCGGAGGAacgaagatgaggacgaggaagaagatgaggacgatAGCGATGGCAGCGGAGAAGATGAATGGGACGGCGTGTCGGGCGATGAAATAtcagacgaagacgacgacgagttggacgatgatgacgaggaggaagaggacgaagaTG ACGCTCCCATCATCGAAGTGGTAGACCACTCCGCCCCGCAAAGCTCCAAAGCAAACACAATGTCCAAACGCGAACTCAAAGCCTTCATG TCCTCCCGCCCACCAGATCaaacctcctcctcctcctccaacaAACCCGCACCCACACCATCCTCCTCAAAATCATCTTCCTCCCTCCCCGAAGAcgccccctccctcctcgccCAGGACCTCGAGCTCCGCCGCCTCATCTCCGAATCCCACCTCCTCCAGACCAACCGCCCGCTCTCCCTCTCCGCCGCCCTGTCGACGACTTCTTCCGGCCCCGCCGAACCAAAGGCCTTTGCCTCGGGCCGCGTCCGCCAAAAGGCCCTCGACCTCCGTATCCAGGCGCTCGGCTCGAAGATGTCCATCCACAAGCAGGAGAAGATGCCCATGCACATGCGCAAGGGCAtcactgccgctgctgtggAGAGGGAGGCTAAGCGCAGGCGTGAGGCTAAGGAGAGCGGCGTCATCTTGGAAAGGGAAacgggaaagaagaagaagagagataggaggggtggtggtggtggtgatggtggagGATTTGGGCCAGCGGTTGGAAGGCTCAAGGGCGCAGAGCTTCGGATAAGCGAGAGAGACGTCAAGAAGATTGAGGGGACGAGAGATACGTTTGGCAGAAGAGGCGGGAAGGATTCCGGAAGAAAGGGAGGGAAGAGGTAG